Proteins encoded by one window of Phycisphaerae bacterium:
- a CDS encoding protein-arginine deiminase family protein has product MYTHASTVGSLGRDAGSRRAHVLPYVLIALLACWQSPDQAAACGPCFGYFCGECADCDPVEERCIPNHHSCCPCSYWGTYRYVDICVWPDLTWLGDVVRVHVVGSSAAPAVCYQLELFYDSRFVENDIACPLEYPQEIIQPTLPSYQSCAGYSMPLPSDPSKGWLALPGSHDFYVQPMRPRFQLARLEASPYNPYTTASRYFAVADLDLRGPYTLDPTCHPGSPCGCSSGNDLERCEHPDDYPCQPGDPAIFYIGVNDDFDEGKETEDAEDVSILDNTSQPALNDLAQMCWTMGTATVYEAYWSGTYDVMCGDSFEERVSAKMTVSPGEIVRLWVWHNSQYEQLLLGQNIIPGYGTDSSFYAEGLKPGTVTIQLEGKIDNDDSRRRIDKIRLSAVKIDVDVDSDNTNTTAPFGPDAPPATPPAANVEDRIEQKAGEPGRFVLVNDDDDDQDGILDYDDGYNKDENPIFLGDDVTYEEDDFVMLKVKIAPTSINLDPNQAWVLIDYSADSPDPNVWSIGRIRLWKKPGDEPRDRRSALTTGQGDWIEPGLYTDLKTLMPWDPNLQPDPGNPPASHEMTFYIEGVNASGSLGDTDITFRIDPDGPGPAGCVHADTAQVTVVRPNLGADSNNDGFYNGADEIIEDRSDLSGLYVGMNDNFDEEDDLEDFETPQASKKPCPAGQYAVVPTNDLEPVYVSLVPGGDSFYGECDLYLKGGRDHLRVYAIRWGSCDAACPATGENVCWKLIDENYDLAANYLHSQGPIYGWALYVEGILPGEAQMLLEFWHDGHKLYEDWVNFTVVQIDVDVDSDNTNTNAPYGPDAADPMTEDRIEEKNGEPGRYVLVNDDDDNKNGKLDNSVLEVGPIQDEDDLVEIKFTAPDFTPHNPDYVKWLLNVPANIDIWQNKNKSGFHVWGGDVAEIPWTDHALPQTWYMQGLEVPSSGPVEIEASLWIDPDEDGPKSYRLVHRDTVQVTVIRVGLDVDTDRDGTVNHLLDESRKDEITRDRGALFMTNYDDDDANGHPDAVSFNNEGQPIDENTDIEPGDVPDIGHLVVRAPGFATTGLQFFLRMDADDLKAVHIFEERAEGKHVLKTSSGADWPGWTAQSSASGDASLDITALVNPTLDVDLGIEALFLRGHKTRSPSYEFDGRVKVELVVQLTTGATTINPAKILKVDTVQLAVAPYLLLPNTQACQEVWLHTWTEANPIATALGALAHRVSSGGGQWLQDHVQVGMTSIPGLQMHVTMRMPYYRGQPGWPASSLLGPQRGVYRFRNTCTHDGADSGDFGGNLEIIPYSDDWPLGRIIVGNTMSTRLRSFLQAQRIAGSTAIQEPIVADTSWLAVGHIDEIMCAVPGGARGYKIVMASPDYAHQLLTTGDSARGIAAPSEDAAVFATGAQASGTASNAITTTSMVWLFDGAAHGRVQCVASGDISDGETVTLSDGTTTKVFEFDKAGDGVDTGHVQVDIVSAGTAADVRDALQSTIAAAGMGVTPYADGSDALIVINNALGTAGNVPITDTVTASAFSVQGMAGGEASASGRDFRGSGWEWVRLFSGTGAGQVGHVSGQGIGWISVAQVFNTTSQIASATGIYGLTFGSAHLAHQPSGWFTEPGSGTRYLIVTNSKNWTGYDGTSEIDFPAAMAVYEVLHDTDLWSLNTAAQGRIEGVRAQIQTSMGSGYLLHDTTTADDSLSGDSDDDFIALPTIFFGPSGTLAARHNAAFTPGLANGLAATGSLIVYPQQFGARSGAVDVFEAATTAIMGSGMTHFADDWDGYHRLEGEVHCASGEVRTLFSFNWWEHQP; this is encoded by the coding sequence GTGTACACGCATGCTTCCACCGTCGGATCACTCGGCCGTGACGCCGGCTCACGCAGAGCGCATGTTCTTCCCTATGTGCTGATCGCACTACTTGCCTGCTGGCAGTCGCCCGACCAGGCCGCCGCGTGCGGCCCCTGTTTCGGTTACTTCTGTGGCGAGTGCGCAGACTGTGATCCGGTCGAAGAGCGATGTATCCCCAATCACCACTCCTGCTGTCCGTGTTCCTACTGGGGCACCTATCGGTACGTCGATATCTGTGTCTGGCCGGACCTGACCTGGCTCGGTGATGTCGTGCGCGTCCATGTCGTCGGATCGAGCGCAGCCCCAGCCGTCTGCTACCAACTGGAGCTTTTCTACGACTCGAGATTTGTGGAGAACGACATCGCCTGCCCATTGGAGTATCCTCAGGAGATCATCCAGCCGACCTTGCCGTCGTACCAAAGCTGTGCGGGCTACAGCATGCCGTTGCCGAGTGATCCCTCGAAGGGATGGCTCGCCCTGCCTGGCAGCCATGATTTCTACGTCCAACCGATGCGGCCCAGGTTCCAATTGGCGCGTCTGGAAGCTTCGCCATACAACCCCTATACCACTGCATCGCGGTACTTCGCCGTCGCAGACCTCGATCTTCGCGGCCCATATACCCTCGACCCCACATGCCACCCCGGAAGCCCCTGCGGGTGCTCCAGCGGGAACGACCTGGAACGATGCGAGCACCCGGATGACTACCCGTGTCAACCCGGCGACCCTGCGATCTTCTACATCGGTGTCAACGACGATTTCGACGAGGGCAAGGAAACGGAGGACGCCGAGGACGTGAGCATTCTCGACAACACTTCACAACCCGCACTGAATGATTTGGCCCAAATGTGCTGGACCATGGGCACCGCGACTGTGTATGAGGCATATTGGAGTGGCACTTACGACGTCATGTGCGGTGACTCATTTGAGGAGAGGGTATCCGCCAAGATGACCGTGTCTCCCGGCGAAATCGTGCGGCTTTGGGTGTGGCACAACAGCCAGTACGAGCAACTGCTGCTCGGGCAGAACATCATTCCCGGCTACGGAACGGATTCCTCGTTCTACGCAGAAGGGCTCAAGCCCGGAACGGTCACCATCCAGCTCGAGGGCAAGATCGACAACGACGACAGCCGGAGGCGAATCGACAAGATCCGGCTTTCTGCGGTCAAAATCGACGTCGACGTGGATAGCGATAATACCAACACCACGGCCCCCTTCGGCCCGGACGCCCCCCCGGCAACGCCCCCGGCCGCCAACGTTGAAGACCGGATCGAACAGAAGGCCGGTGAGCCGGGGCGGTTTGTCCTGGTTAACGACGACGACGACGACCAGGACGGCATCCTGGACTACGACGATGGGTATAATAAGGACGAGAATCCTATCTTTCTGGGTGATGACGTGACGTACGAGGAAGACGACTTCGTCATGCTCAAGGTCAAGATCGCACCGACGAGCATCAACCTGGACCCCAACCAGGCGTGGGTGCTGATCGACTACTCAGCAGACAGCCCGGACCCCAACGTGTGGAGCATCGGGAGGATTCGGCTGTGGAAGAAGCCTGGAGACGAGCCTCGCGACCGGCGCAGTGCCCTGACGACCGGCCAGGGTGACTGGATAGAACCCGGCCTCTACACAGACCTGAAAACGCTCATGCCATGGGACCCTAACCTCCAGCCGGATCCCGGCAACCCTCCGGCCAGCCACGAGATGACTTTCTACATCGAAGGTGTCAACGCCTCGGGGTCGCTCGGCGACACGGACATCACCTTCCGGATCGACCCCGATGGCCCAGGACCGGCCGGCTGCGTCCATGCGGATACCGCGCAGGTGACGGTGGTCAGACCGAATCTGGGTGCGGACTCGAACAATGACGGTTTCTACAACGGGGCGGACGAGATCATTGAGGACCGGTCGGATCTGTCGGGGCTTTACGTGGGCATGAACGACAATTTCGACGAGGAGGACGATCTGGAAGACTTCGAGACCCCGCAGGCCTCAAAGAAGCCCTGTCCTGCCGGTCAGTACGCTGTCGTTCCTACCAACGATCTCGAACCAGTCTATGTGTCGCTCGTGCCCGGGGGCGACAGTTTCTACGGAGAGTGTGACCTCTACTTGAAGGGTGGCCGCGACCATCTGCGGGTGTATGCCATCCGTTGGGGAAGCTGTGACGCCGCCTGTCCGGCGACGGGCGAGAACGTGTGCTGGAAGCTGATCGACGAGAACTACGATCTGGCTGCGAACTACCTCCACAGCCAGGGCCCGATTTATGGATGGGCCCTGTACGTGGAGGGCATCTTGCCTGGCGAAGCACAGATGCTCCTGGAATTCTGGCACGACGGCCACAAGCTGTACGAGGACTGGGTCAATTTCACAGTCGTCCAGATCGACGTCGACGTGGACAGCGATAACACCAACACCAACGCCCCCTATGGGCCGGATGCGGCCGACCCGATGACCGAGGATCGGATCGAGGAGAAGAACGGTGAGCCGGGGCGGTACGTTCTGGTCAATGACGACGACGACAACAAGAACGGCAAGCTAGACAATTCCGTGTTAGAAGTCGGGCCGATTCAGGACGAGGACGATCTTGTAGAAATCAAATTCACAGCTCCGGATTTCACACCCCACAACCCTGACTACGTCAAGTGGTTGCTGAACGTGCCTGCGAACATCGACATCTGGCAGAACAAGAACAAAAGCGGTTTCCATGTATGGGGCGGAGATGTCGCTGAAATACCGTGGACGGATCATGCTTTGCCCCAGACCTGGTACATGCAGGGCCTGGAGGTCCCATCGAGCGGCCCAGTTGAAATCGAGGCAAGCTTGTGGATCGATCCGGACGAGGATGGGCCGAAGTCCTACAGACTCGTGCATCGGGATACCGTGCAGGTGACGGTTATTCGCGTGGGTCTGGATGTTGACACCGATCGTGATGGCACCGTCAATCACTTGCTTGATGAATCGCGCAAAGACGAGATCACCCGTGACAGGGGTGCACTGTTCATGACCAACTACGACGACGATGACGCGAACGGTCACCCTGACGCGGTCAGCTTCAACAACGAAGGCCAGCCCATTGACGAGAACACGGATATCGAGCCCGGAGACGTGCCGGACATCGGGCATCTTGTCGTCCGGGCTCCGGGTTTTGCCACCACCGGGCTTCAATTCTTCCTCCGCATGGATGCCGACGATCTCAAGGCGGTCCATATCTTTGAGGAACGCGCCGAAGGCAAACACGTTCTCAAGACAAGTAGCGGTGCGGACTGGCCTGGCTGGACCGCTCAGAGCAGTGCTTCGGGAGACGCATCCTTGGATATCACGGCCCTGGTGAATCCGACGCTAGATGTAGACTTGGGTATCGAGGCCCTGTTCCTGCGGGGGCACAAGACGAGGTCTCCGTCCTACGAGTTTGACGGCCGGGTCAAAGTCGAGTTGGTGGTCCAACTGACCACAGGTGCGACCACGATCAACCCCGCCAAGATCCTCAAGGTCGACACTGTCCAGCTGGCCGTGGCTCCGTACCTGCTCCTGCCGAACACGCAGGCTTGTCAGGAGGTCTGGCTCCACACCTGGACGGAGGCTAATCCAATCGCGACGGCGCTTGGTGCTCTGGCGCATCGCGTTTCGTCCGGCGGTGGGCAGTGGCTCCAGGATCATGTTCAGGTTGGGATGACCTCGATTCCCGGATTGCAGATGCACGTGACCATGCGGATGCCGTATTATCGAGGGCAGCCAGGCTGGCCCGCCAGCAGCTTGCTGGGCCCCCAACGGGGGGTATACCGTTTCAGGAATACCTGTACCCATGACGGGGCCGACTCTGGCGATTTCGGCGGCAACCTCGAAATCATCCCCTACTCGGACGATTGGCCGCTGGGGCGCATCATCGTGGGGAACACGATGAGTACCCGACTAAGAAGTTTCCTCCAAGCTCAACGTATCGCCGGCTCCACGGCCATTCAGGAGCCGATCGTCGCCGATACCAGTTGGCTGGCCGTCGGTCACATCGACGAGATCATGTGTGCGGTTCCCGGCGGGGCCCGCGGATATAAGATCGTGATGGCCAGCCCGGACTACGCCCATCAGCTCCTGACGACGGGCGATTCTGCCCGCGGCATCGCCGCTCCGAGTGAGGATGCGGCCGTGTTCGCGACCGGGGCACAGGCCAGCGGAACGGCGTCGAACGCGATAACGACCACGTCGATGGTGTGGCTCTTCGACGGAGCGGCGCATGGGCGGGTCCAGTGCGTCGCTTCCGGAGACATCTCGGATGGCGAGACTGTGACCCTCTCCGACGGCACCACGACCAAGGTATTCGAATTCGATAAGGCTGGTGACGGCGTCGATACCGGTCACGTGCAAGTCGATATTGTCAGTGCCGGCACCGCGGCGGACGTCAGAGACGCTCTTCAGTCGACGATTGCCGCGGCCGGCATGGGGGTCACGCCATACGCCGACGGTTCCGACGCGCTGATCGTCATCAACAACGCGCTGGGAACGGCGGGCAACGTGCCCATTACCGACACAGTGACGGCGTCGGCTTTCTCGGTACAGGGCATGGCCGGCGGCGAAGCTTCCGCGAGCGGACGCGACTTCAGGGGTTCAGGCTGGGAGTGGGTGCGTCTCTTTAGCGGAACGGGAGCGGGGCAGGTCGGGCACGTTTCCGGTCAAGGAATCGGGTGGATCAGTGTGGCGCAGGTATTCAACACCACATCACAGATCGCGTCTGCTACGGGTATCTACGGCCTCACCTTCGGGAGCGCGCATCTCGCCCACCAACCCAGTGGCTGGTTTACAGAGCCAGGCTCCGGCACTCGTTACCTTATCGTTACCAACTC